CTGGTAGATTGCCTCGTTGGGGCATTCGGGTTCGCATACATCACAGTTGATGCATTCATCGGTAATTATCAAAGCCATGCTGGTCTCCTGTCACTGGCCCGGCTTGCGCCCGGCTAATTTCTTGTTTAATGCGGCCTCGACCGCCGGGTGGACAAAGTCTGCCACATCTCCGCCCAGGCTGGCGATTTCTTTGATCAGGCTGGAGGAGATGTAGCCAAATTGCTCGGCCGGGGTCAGGAAAAGGGTCTCCATCTCCGCCGCCAGGCGGCGATTCATCCCCGCCAGTTGAAATTCATACTCGAAATCCGATACCGCGCGCAGGCCGCGCAGTATGACCTGCGCCTGCTGCTCGCGGCAGAAATCCACCAGCAGGGTGTCGAAGGGGCAGATCACCACGTTATCGCAGCCCGCCACCACCTGATCGATCAGGGCCACCCGCTCGTCCAGGCTGAACAGGGGTTGCTTGCCCTGACTCACCGCCACACCCACCACCACCCGGCCAAATAGCCGACAGGCGCGGCTGATCAGGTCGCTGTGACCGTGGGTGATGGGGTCAAAGGTGCCCGGATAGACGGCGGTAATCATCGAGTCTTGTCTCCTCGCCCAGGGAGCGGCAGCAGGTCCGGCCCAACCTGGGTTGGCCAAAGGATAGCGACATCTGCGTCAGAGGCAAATGATATTACGCATTAATTGGCTTGCAAACAAAGAGGCATTGGGACGCAGAGCGCGCTGAGTCTGTGCTTGCTCCATTCAACCCAGCGATCTCTGCGCTTCTTGGCGTTCTCTGCGTCCTTTTCATGGAAAAAAGGACTATCCCTGAAAAGACCCAGCTGGCCAGCTACGCCCAACCCGGCTAAACTTGCCATGAGCGAACCAAAACCTGGAACGCCTCATGAACCTGGCCAAAGAAGACATCGACTACATCAAGCATCACATAGGCGAATGGCTTGCCGAGGCCTCTCTTGGCAAGCCACCTGTGGTCTATGAGATCGAGCTGCGCGAACGCATGGTGCGGGTCGAAGAAGAACTCAAACACCAGCGTGAACTCATGAAGCAGGGCTTTGACGCCATGGACAGGCGCTTCGAGGCCATGGACAAACGTTTTGAGATGGTGGAGAAGCGTTTTGAAGACCTGAACAAGCGTTTCGACCGATTCATGATCTGGAGCCTCAGCCTGACCCTCAGCGTCGGTGGCATGGTCATTGCGGCCCTCAAGCTCTGGCCCTGATTTCAGACCACGCCATCCGCCCCTCGCCCTCGCCTACATTCCCCACCCCAACAGGCCGTAGCGCACCTGGCCTGCCCGTTTTTCGCGCAGGGGGCTTAGCCCCGTTGGAAATTCCGCCAGCGTATCGGCGGCATCCATCTCCCAATAGATGCGAGCGGCTGGCCTGAGCAGGGGGGATTGGGTCAGGGCCTGGAGCACCTGGGGCAGCAGGCGCTGGGCGAAGGGCGGGTCGATAAATACGAGATCAAAGGCCAGACCAAAGCCCTGAGCCGGGTTTCTCACCCTGTCTTGCAGCCAGCGCAGGGCGTCGGTCTGCAGGACCTCCACCTGTCCCAGGTCCAGGGCCTGCTGGCTTTGGCGGAGGGCGGCGGCCACCCGTGGTGCCTGCTCCAGCATCAACACCTGAGCTGCCCCCCGCGAGGCCGCCTCGAAGCCCAGGGCACCGCTGCCGGCGAACAGGTCCAGGCAGCGGGTGCCGCTGATCAGGGGTTGCAGCCAGTTGAACAGGGTCTCACGGGTACGGTCGGCGCTGGGGCGCAGACCGGCGGCATCGGGGAAGTCGATCCAGCGGCCGCCGTGGCTACCGCCGATCAACCGCACCCGGTTAGCGCTGCCCGGCCGCTTGTTCATCCACTGGCTTATCCGCTGGCCCATCTACCGACCCACCTTCCGAACTGGCCGCCTTCTGGCCCACGGTGATCAGCACCAGGCGTTCCGGGTCCAGGCGGCGCATGAAGGCCTCGCGCACCTGTTCCGGGGTCACCGCCAGCACCCGCTCCACCAACCGATCCAGATAATCCAGCGGCAGGTCGTAGAAGCCGATCATGGCCAGGTATTCGACAATCTTCTTATTACTGGCGATGGTCAGGGGGAAGCCGCCGCTGATGTTGCGCTGACTGGCCTCCAGCTCCTCTGCCGTCGGCCCGCGCTGGCGGAACTCCCGCAGGGCATCGAGCATCACCCGGACCGCCTCCTCGGCCTGGCTGTTGCGTGTCTGGGCATTCATCCGGAAGGGGCCGGGCTGGCGCATGGGCAGAAAATAGCTGGAGACGCTGTAAGACAGGCCGCGCTTCTCACGCACCTCTTCGCTGAGGATGGAGACCAGGCCGCTGCCGCCGAATACATGGTTGCCCACATAGAGGGGGAAGTAATCGGCATCGCCCCGCTGCATACCCGGCTGACCCAGATAGATATGGGTCTGCGACGAGGGGTGCTCGATATGCCGCACCAATGGTCCGCTCAGGGGCTTGGGCGCGGGCAGGGCCGGGGCCGCCTGACCGGCGGGCAGGTCCTGGCTGATCTGCTCGGCGATCTGCCGCGCCTGCGCATTGCTCAGATCCCCCACCATGGCGATGACCGCGTTACGCGCCACATAATAGGCGCGGTGGAAGGCGCGGGCCTGCTCCAGGCTCAGGGCCTGCACCGACGCGGTAGTGCCAGTGGTGTTGCTGGCATAGGGATGATCGCCGTAGATGGCCTGATAGAAGGCCTTGCTGGCGATATCCGCCGGGTTTTCCTGCTCGCGCTGGAGTGTGGCCAGGATGGAGCTGCGCATACGCTCGAAATCCTTTTCAATGAAGGCCGGTTGGGCCAGGGTCGCGGCCAGGGTAGAGAGGCTGACCTCCAATACCGAAGGATCGGTAAGGCTGCGGATGCTGACCCAGGCCATGTCGCGCAGGGCACCGTTACTCAGATCGGCGCCGACAAACTCCATGCGCTCGGCCAGCTCATCGGCGCTCCAGGGCCCCGCCGCCTCGGTGAGCATGGCATTGGTGATCAGGGCCAGGCCGGGCCTGTCGCCATCGCGGGCGCTACCGGCATCAAATACCACGCGCAGGTCCAGCATGGGCAGGCCCGGCGCGGGCACGAACAGCACCTTGCTGCCCTTGCTCGTGGTCCAGCTCTGGATCTGGGGGGCCGCCTGCAGCACAGCGCTCAACAGCAGCAGCGCAAGCAGCAGCGTCAATCTCGGCACCAATCTTAGGCAGGGCGTGGCGGGCAGTCGTCCGGATACCGGTCGCGTTGCGTAATACGGAGACTTAACCACCATGACGACCTCCTGAAATCAGCGGACGGGCAAAACCCCTTGGTTTGTCCATGGGTTGCGGCACCAACTCGGCCAGGGTCAGGTTGTCCGCCACCAGATACTTGCGCGCCACCGCCTGCACCTGCTCCGGGGTTACCTGGCGCATACGCTCCACATAGTTCTCCGCCAGCCGCCAATCCAGGCCAATGGTCTCCAACATACCGATCTGCATGGCTTGATAGAACACCGAGTCACGCTCGTACACCTTGGCCGCCAGCAGCTGGTTGCGCACCCGCTCCATCTCGCGCTGGGAGATGGGCTCAGCGCGCAGCCGCTCGATCTCGCCGCGCAGGGCCTGTTCCAGCTCGGCGATACTATGCCCCTCGGCGGGGATACCGCTCAGGCTGAGCATGGCGGGCAGACGGCTGAAACTGCTGTAGCTGGCCCCGGCGGAGACGGCAATCTGCCGCCCGCGCACCAGCTCTTTCTCGATGCGGGCGCTGGAACCGCCGTCCAGCACCGCCTGCAGCATGTCCAGGGCGTAGGGCTCCCACTCGGCATCGGCATGGCCCAGCACCGGGGTTTTGTAGCCCATGAGCAGATAGGGCTCCTTGGCCGGGGCCTTGACCTTGAGGCGTACCTCGCCCATCTGCGGCGGCTCCACCTCGGGCTTGAGTGGGGTCAGCTCAGAGGGCGGCAAGGGGCCGAAGTACTTCTCCGCCAGGGCGACAATCTGCTCCGGCTGCACATCGCCCACCACCACCAGGATGGCATTATTGGGGGCATACCAGCGTTGATACCAAGCCTTGAGGTCGTCGATCCGCATGGACTCCAGGTCGCTCATCCAGCCGATGATCGGATTGCGGTAGGGCGAGGCGCGGTAGGCGGTGGCATTGAATTTTTCATAGGTGAAGGACTTGGGCTTGTCCTCGGTGCGCAGACGGCGTTCTTCCTGCACCACCCGGATCTCCTTGGCGAACTCCTTCTCATCCAGCAGCAGGTTGCGCATCCGGTCGGCCTCCAGCTCAAAGGCAATCTCCAGCCTGTCGTTGGCCAGGGTCTGAAAGTAGGCGGTGTAATCGCGGCCGGTGAAGGCGTTCTCCTGGCCGCCCTGCTCGGCGATCAGCTCGGAAAACTGATTGGGACCGTATTTCTGCGTACCCTTGAACATCATGTGCTCCAGGGCATGGGAGATGCCAGTAATGCCGTTGGGCTCATAGCTGGAGCCTACCCGATACCAGACCTGGGTCACCGCAATGGGGGCGCGGCTGTCTTGCTTGACGATTACCTTCATGCCATTGGCCAGCCGATGTTCATGCACCGGCGGGGCCTGCAGCGCCAGCGCCACCAGGGGCAGCGCCAGCAAGGTGAGTAGAGCAACAGGCTTGAGGATCAAACGCATCTTTGAGAACTCCTTGAATGACAGAAAACCACAGTGAAAGGATGAGCGGTCAGCCGCCAGCTGGGTGTAGCCCGGATGGAGCGCAGCGGAATCCGGGGTTGCCGCTTAACACCTCCGAGCCACCGCTCGGAGTTCCCAGGATGATGGCCAACAGCAAGGTGGCCTCACAGTAAGGGCAACCCCCAGCACCCTGGCTTGGCGGCGGGCGCGGCCCGCCCTATGCCGTGCGGCAAGCCAAAAGCAGAGAATCCCGCCCCACCCCGCCGCATCGACTAAGGACACTCCAAGCCAATCAGGGTATCCTGTTTGGCCGGTAAACATCCACCAGCGGCTGTGTCTGACAGCTCGCCTCAGATCAGGGTTCCCCACAGATATGTTCGGATTTGGCAAACGCAAGCACAAAGAGGCCGAGGATCAGGAGGCGCAAAGCGGCGAGCCACAGGCGCTTGCGCCTGATGTGGTCGAGGCAGCGGTTGACGCAGCCGATTCCCAGCCCGAAGCGCCCGTGGCCGAGGCCCCGGAGGAGAGCCAGGAAGAGACCCAGCTGGAGACCGGGCCCGCCGACAAACCCCGTGGCCTGCGCCGCTGGTTTTCCCGTACAAAATCCGAGGAGATTGAAGAAGAGGCAGGGGCAGATGCATCCACGCCCAAGCCAGAGCCAGAGCCAGAGCCAGAGCCAGAGCCAGAGCCAGAGCCAGAGCCAGAGCCAGAGCCAGAGCCAGAGCCAGAGCCAGAGCCCAAGCCAGAGCCAGAGCCAGAGCCAGAGCCAGCCGAGGCCCAGGCGGAGAAATCCGGTGGTCTGTTCGGCCAGCTGCGCCAGGGTCTGGCGCGTACCCGGCGCAACCTGGGCGAGGGCCTGGCCAGCCTGGTGCTGGGGCAGAAGCAGATCGACGACGCGCTGCTGGAGGAGATCGAAACCCTGCTGCTCACCGCCGACGTGGGGGTGGAGGCGGTCAACCAGATCATCCAGCGCCTGACCAAGCGGGTGCGGCGCAAGGAGCTGACCGACCCCCAGGCCCTGACCGACAGCCTCAAGGCCGAACTAGTGGAAATACTCACCGCCTGCGACCGGCCAGCCATCGAGGTGCCGCCGGGCAAGACCCTGGTGGTGCTCATGGTGGGCATCAACGGTGCCGGCAAGACCACCACCATCGGCAAGCTGGCTAAGCAATTCCAGAACGACGGCCACTCGGTGATGCTCGCCGCCGGCGACACCTTCCGCGCCGCCGCGGTGGAGCAACTGCAGGCCTGGGGCGAGCGCAACGCCGTGCCGGTGATCGCCCAGCACAGCGGCGCCGACTCCGCCTCGGTCTGTTTCGATGCGGTACAGGCGGCCAATGCCCGGCATATCGACGTACTCTTTGCCGACACCGCCGGGCGCCTGCACACCAAGACCAACCTGATGGACGAGCTGGCCAAGATCGCCCGGGTGATGAAAAAGGTCGATGCGGACGCGCCCCACGAGGTGCTGCTGGTGGTGGACGCCACCAGCGGCCAGAACGCCGTCGCCCAGGCCCTGGAGTTCAATCAGGCCATACCCCTCACCGGCCTGGTACTGACCAAACTGGACGGCACCGCCAAGGGCGGCGTGGTGTTCGCCCTGGCCCAGCGGGTGGGCGTGCCGATCCGCTTCATCGGCGTCGGCGAAAAGATCGACGACCTGCGCCCCTTCGACGCCGAGACCTTCGTCTCGGCCCTGTTTGATCGGTAAAAACGAGGCTCGACCGAAAGCAAAAACAGGACGCAGAGGACGCAAAGGAGCGCAGAGAACGCAGAGAAGAATGAGGCAGTAAAGCCGGGGCTAGCTATTGGACACACTGGAGACAATGGTCGTTTACTGAACGACACTGGCCAGCAGTACTGGCCATCGGTTGTCGGACCGCAGCCCGACCTCCAGCAACCACCCGGCGTGAGGTTACTGGTAGGGTGAGGGGTGCAAGATGAGGTAAAAGCCCGTGGCGAGGTGCCCCACGCGGGCAGGGCGTTACAACTCTGCGTCCTTTTTTGCTTACCCAAACTGTAAACTACGGACCCATGATTCGATTCGAGCAGGTCAGCAAGCGTTATCCCGGTGGCCATGAGGCCCTGCGCCAGCTGAGCTTTCACATAGCGCCGGGGGAGATGGTGTTTCTCACTGGCCACTCGGGGGCCGGCAAGAGCACCCTGCTGCGCCTAATCGCCCTGCTGGAACGCTGCAGCAGCGGCCAGGTGCAGGTGGATGGGCGCAATCTGGCCAAGATCAAGCGCGCCCAGATCCCTGAGCACCGGCGCAAGCTGGGCATCATCTTCCAGGACCACCGCCTGCTGCACGACCGCAATGTGTTCGAGAACGTCGCCCTGCCCCTGCGCGTGGCCGGTTGTCGGCCGGAGGAGACCGGCAAGCGGGTGCGCGCCGCGCTGGATCAGGTGGGCCTGCTGCACAAGGAAAAATCCATGCCCATCACCCTTTCCGGCGGCGAACAGCAGCGCATCGGCATCGCCCGGGCGGTGGTGGCCCGCCCGCCCCTGCTGCTGGCGGACGAGCCCACCGGCAACCTGGACCCCGAGCTATCCAGCGAGATCATGCAGCTGTTCCAGCGCTTCAATCAGGTGGGCGTGACCCTGCTTATCGCTAGCCACGACGTGGAGGTGATCCGCCAGCTGGGCAAGCGGGTGTTGGTGCTGGATCAGGGCGAGCTGACCCACGACCTCTCGCCGGGCTGGTGCAATGACTAGCCTGCTGCGCGAACACCTCGCCGCTCTGCGCCAGACCCTGAGCCGCCTGGCCCGCCAGCCCGGCTCCAGCTTGATGACCCTGGGCGTGATCGCCATCACCCTGGCCCTGCCCGCCGGCCTGCATCTGGTGCTGGACAGCGCCCAGGGACTGAGCCGCCACTGGGCCGGCGGCAGCAGTATCTCCGCCTTTCTCAAGCCCGATCTGAACGCCGCGCACGGGGCGCGGCTGCTGCACGAGATCCAGGCCCTGGAAGGGGTGGAGCAGGCGCAACTGCTGACCCAGGAGGAGGCGCTGACCGAGTTCAGCCTGTTCAGCGGCTTTGACGAGGCCCTGGGGCTACTGGAGGAAAACCCCCTGCCCATGGTGGTGCTGATCCGACCCGACCCGGCCCTGACCAGCCCCGAGCCGATGGAACAGCTGCTCACCCAGCTGCGCCAGGAGCCCCAAATAGAGCATGTGGTATTGGATCTGGAATGGGTGCGGCGTCTGGCGGCCATCACTGAGACGGCCAGTCGCGTGGTGCTCCTGCTCTGGCTGCTGCTGGGGCTGGCGGTGGTGCTGGTGATCGGCAACACCATCCGGCTGGAGATCCGCAACCGCCAGGA
This is a stretch of genomic DNA from gamma proteobacterium SS-5. It encodes these proteins:
- the rsmD gene encoding 16S rRNA (guanine(966)-N(2))-methyltransferase RsmD codes for the protein MGQRISQWMNKRPGSANRVRLIGGSHGGRWIDFPDAAGLRPSADRTRETLFNWLQPLISGTRCLDLFAGSGALGFEAASRGAAQVLMLEQAPRVAAALRQSQQALDLGQVEVLQTDALRWLQDRVRNPAQGFGLAFDLVFIDPPFAQRLLPQVLQALTQSPLLRPAARIYWEMDAADTLAEFPTGLSPLREKRAGQVRYGLLGWGM
- the ftsY gene encoding signal recognition particle-docking protein FtsY gives rise to the protein MFGFGKRKHKEAEDQEAQSGEPQALAPDVVEAAVDAADSQPEAPVAEAPEESQEETQLETGPADKPRGLRRWFSRTKSEEIEEEAGADASTPKPEPEPEPEPEPEPEPEPEPEPEPEPEPEPKPEPEPEPEPAEAQAEKSGGLFGQLRQGLARTRRNLGEGLASLVLGQKQIDDALLEEIETLLLTADVGVEAVNQIIQRLTKRVRRKELTDPQALTDSLKAELVEILTACDRPAIEVPPGKTLVVLMVGINGAGKTTTIGKLAKQFQNDGHSVMLAAGDTFRAAAVEQLQAWGERNAVPVIAQHSGADSASVCFDAVQAANARHIDVLFADTAGRLHTKTNLMDELAKIARVMKKVDADAPHEVLLVVDATSGQNAVAQALEFNQAIPLTGLVLTKLDGTAKGGVVFALAQRVGVPIRFIGVGEKIDDLRPFDAETFVSALFDR
- the ftsE gene encoding cell division ATP-binding protein FtsE, giving the protein MIRFEQVSKRYPGGHEALRQLSFHIAPGEMVFLTGHSGAGKSTLLRLIALLERCSSGQVQVDGRNLAKIKRAQIPEHRRKLGIIFQDHRLLHDRNVFENVALPLRVAGCRPEETGKRVRAALDQVGLLHKEKSMPITLSGGEQQRIGIARAVVARPPLLLADEPTGNLDPELSSEIMQLFQRFNQVGVTLLIASHDVEVIRQLGKRVLVLDQGELTHDLSPGWCND
- a CDS encoding insulinase family protein translates to MRLILKPVALLTLLALPLVALALQAPPVHEHRLANGMKVIVKQDSRAPIAVTQVWYRVGSSYEPNGITGISHALEHMMFKGTQKYGPNQFSELIAEQGGQENAFTGRDYTAYFQTLANDRLEIAFELEADRMRNLLLDEKEFAKEIRVVQEERRLRTEDKPKSFTYEKFNATAYRASPYRNPIIGWMSDLESMRIDDLKAWYQRWYAPNNAILVVVGDVQPEQIVALAEKYFGPLPPSELTPLKPEVEPPQMGEVRLKVKAPAKEPYLLMGYKTPVLGHADAEWEPYALDMLQAVLDGGSSARIEKELVRGRQIAVSAGASYSSFSRLPAMLSLSGIPAEGHSIAELEQALRGEIERLRAEPISQREMERVRNQLLAAKVYERDSVFYQAMQIGMLETIGLDWRLAENYVERMRQVTPEQVQAVARKYLVADNLTLAELVPQPMDKPRGFARPLISGGRHGG
- the coaD gene encoding pantetheine-phosphate adenylyltransferase; translated protein: MITAVYPGTFDPITHGHSDLISRACRLFGRVVVGVAVSQGKQPLFSLDERVALIDQVVAGCDNVVICPFDTLLVDFCREQQAQVILRGLRAVSDFEYEFQLAGMNRRLAAEMETLFLTPAEQFGYISSSLIKEIASLGGDVADFVHPAVEAALNKKLAGRKPGQ
- a CDS encoding insulinase family protein produces the protein MVVKSPYYATRPVSGRLPATPCLRLVPRLTLLLALLLLSAVLQAAPQIQSWTTSKGSKVLFVPAPGLPMLDLRVVFDAGSARDGDRPGLALITNAMLTEAAGPWSADELAERMEFVGADLSNGALRDMAWVSIRSLTDPSVLEVSLSTLAATLAQPAFIEKDFERMRSSILATLQREQENPADIASKAFYQAIYGDHPYASNTTGTTASVQALSLEQARAFHRAYYVARNAVIAMVGDLSNAQARQIAEQISQDLPAGQAAPALPAPKPLSGPLVRHIEHPSSQTHIYLGQPGMQRGDADYFPLYVGNHVFGGSGLVSILSEEVREKRGLSYSVSSYFLPMRQPGPFRMNAQTRNSQAEEAVRVMLDALREFRQRGPTAEELEASQRNISGGFPLTIASNKKIVEYLAMIGFYDLPLDYLDRLVERVLAVTPEQVREAFMRRLDPERLVLITVGQKAASSEGGSVDGPADKPVDEQAAGQR
- a CDS encoding FtsX-like permease family protein — protein: MTSLLREHLAALRQTLSRLARQPGSSLMTLGVIAITLALPAGLHLVLDSAQGLSRHWAGGSSISAFLKPDLNAAHGARLLHEIQALEGVEQAQLLTQEEALTEFSLFSGFDEALGLLEENPLPMVVLIRPDPALTSPEPMEQLLTQLRQEPQIEHVVLDLEWVRRLAAITETASRVVLLLWLLLGLAVVLVIGNTIRLEIRNRQEEIILIKQVGGSDAFVRRPFLYTGLCYGLFGGLGAWLLILLAAVILEGPITELASLYQSDYRLALFNLQTLGLLLLGGPLLGLLGAWSASGQHLRTED